In Phacochoerus africanus isolate WHEZ1 chromosome 1, ROS_Pafr_v1, whole genome shotgun sequence, the following are encoded in one genomic region:
- the KCNJ15 gene encoding ATP-sensitive inward rectifier potassium channel 15, with amino-acid sequence MDAVHVGMASAPLVKHAAGAGLRTRRPRVMSKSGHSNVRIDKVDGIFLLYLQDLWTTVIDMKWRYKLTLFAATFVMTWFLFGVIYYGIAFIHGDLEHGEDASSPTPCIRKVDSLTGAFLFSLESQTTIGYGVRFITEECPHAIFLLVAQLVITTLIEIFITGTFLAKIARPKKRAETIKFSHCAVITKQNGKLCLVIQVANMRKSLLIQCQLSGKLLQTHVTKEGERILLNQATVKFHVDSSSESPFLILPMTFYHVLDETSPLRDLTPQNLKEKEFELVVLLNATVESTSAVCQSRTSYIPEEIYWGFEFVPVVSLSKTGKYVADFSQFEQIRKSPDCTFYCADSEKQKLEEKYRQEDQRERELRTLLLQQSNV; translated from the coding sequence ATGGACGCCGTGCACGTGGGTATGGCCAGCGCACCGCTGGTGAAGCACGCGGCTGGAGCTGGCCTCAGGACGCGCAGACCCCGCGTCATGTCCAAGAGCGGACACAGCAACGTGAGAATCGACAAGGTGGACGGCATATTCTTGCTCTACCTCCAAGACCTGTGGACCACCGTTATCGACATGAAGTGGAGGTACAAGCTCACGCTGTTTGCTGCCACCTTCGTGATGACGTGGTTCCTCTTTGGCGTGATCTACTACGGCATCGCCTTTATTCACGGGGACCTAGAGCACGGTGAGGATGCGTCCAGCCCAACCCCCTGCATCAGGAAAGTAGACTCCCTCACGGGcgccttcctcttctccctggaATCCCAGACCACCATCGGCTACGGGGTCCGCTTCATCACGGAGGAGTGTCCCCACGCCATCTTCTTGCTGGTGGCCCAGCTGGTCATCACCACCTTGATCGAGATCTTCATCACGGGCACCTTCCTGGCCAAAATCGCCAGACCCAAAAAGCGGGCAGAGACCATCAAGTTCAGCCACTGCGCCGTCATCACCAAGCAGAACGGGAAGCTGTGCCTGGTGATCCAGGTGGCCAACATGAGGAAGAGCCTCCTGATCCAGTGCCAGCTCTCGGGAAAGCTCCTCCAGACCCATGTCACCAAGGAAGGGGAGCGGATCCTCCTCAACCAGGCCACCGTCAAGTTCCACGTGGACTCCTCTTCCGAGAGCCCCTTCCTCATCTTGCCCATGACGTTCTACCACGTGCTGGACGAGACGAGCCCCCTGAGAGATCTCACCCCCCAAAACCTTAAGGAGAAGGAGTTCGAGCTGGTGGTCCTCCTCAACGCCACCGTGGAGTCCACCAGCGCCGTCTGCCAGAGCCGCACGTCCTACATCCCGGAGGAGATCTACTGGGGCTTTGAGTTTGTGCCTGTGGTCTCTCTCTCCAAAACCGGCAAGTACGTGGCTGACTTCAGTCAGTTTGAACAGATCCGGAAGAGCCCAGATTGTACCTTTTACTGCGCAGACTCCGAGAAGCAGAAACTGGAGGAGAAGTACAGGCAGGAGGATCAGAGGGAAAGAGAGCTGAGAACGCTTTTGCTACAGCAGAGCAACGTCTGA